The sequence CCCcagatccccaaatcccagcgtGTGGCACCAATgggatttttgccttttcatccccatttttaatggaaaaaaaccagaaaggaaatagggagaaaagaaatgaaaataggGAGAAAACacggaaaaacaaaaaagagaagaaggaaCTGACAGGACAAAGTGAGGAATTCTGGAATATTCCACACCCCCAATCCCAGGAATTCTGGAATATACCACACCCCCAATCCCAGGAATTCTGGAATATTCCACACCCCCAATCCCAGGAATTCTTGAATATTCCACGCCCCCAATCCCAGGAATTCTGGAATATACCACACCCCCAATCCCAGCACGTTGCACCAATgggatttttgccttttcatCACCATTTTTAATGgatacaaaagaaaaaccaggaaaggggggaaaaccCCATGGAAAACACAAGGAGAACCCATCAggaacccccccccaaaaaacctccaaaccccAGAATCCCCcaaccctccccaaatccacGAGCGAAACTCCGCCGAAGAACCGGGGACCGGGAGGAAAAAtcaaaaaccaggaaaaatccccaaaaaataaaatcccaaaaaaaaaaacccaaactggggggcagggctggggggggtGAATCCCTCAAGGAGCCGTGTGGAGCATCAAGTTCCTGAGGAGTTTCTGGCGACCCAACTCGTAATCCTCCTCGTCCACGTTGACCAGCAGCTTGATGGCCTCGTGGCCCACGGCCTGTTTGAGCGAGTCCGTGATGAAAACGCCCTTGAGGGCCTCCAGCAGGGAGCCGTTGATGTAATCCCGCCAGAAGGCGTCGAGGTAGGTGAGCTCCGAGAATTTGATGTCGCAGATGATGGAGCCCAAATCGCGCGATTTCAGGATGGTGTTGGCCTGGTTGAAGCGCTCGAATTGGCGCTCCAGAGGGTCCTGCTTGTTGGAGAAGACGTTGCCGTGCAGGGCGGAGTCGTGCTGGCAGTACTCGGCGCGCACGCGCAGGCGGATGTCTGGGAATTGGGGATTTAGGGGTTAggattggggggaaaatgggggatttagggggtttgggattgggggATGTGGGGTTTAGGGGGTTTAGGGTTGGGGGATTGGGGGTATGTGGGGTTTTGGGTCTGGGGAACGTGGGGATTAGGGTTGGGGGAATGAGGTTTAGGGACTGGCAGTACTCAGCATGCAGGCGGATGTCTGGGCCTGGGGAAACGGGGGAGTTAggattgggggaaaatgggggatttaggggtttgggattgggggatttaggggttaggattgggggatttagggggtttgggattgggggaatgtggggttttgggtttggggaaCGTGGGGATTAGGGCTGGGGGAATTGGGTTTAGGGACTGGCAGTACTCGGCGCGCACGCACAGGCAGATGTCTGGGaattgggggaaatgggggatttagaggtttgggattgggggatttaggggttacgattgggggaaaaatgggggatttagggggtttgggattggggggatgtggggttttgggattggggaaaatggggtttgggattgggaGTATGTGGGGTTTAGGGACTGGCAGTACTCAGCACGCAGGCGGATGTCTGGGCCTGGGGAAACGGGGGATTTAGgattggggggaaattgggggatttACGGGTTAGGATTGGGGAATTTAGGGGTTAGGATTGGGGGaatgtggggtttgggattggggaaTGCGGGGTTTAGGGACTGGCAGTACTCAGCGCACACGCGCAGGCGGATGTCTGGGGTTGGGAAATGGGGGATTTATTTAGgattggggggaaattgggggatttAAGGGTTTTGGGATTGGGGGAATGTGGGGTTTatggggtttgggattgggggtatgtggggtttgggattgggggGAATGGGGTTTAGGGACTGGCAGTACTCGGCGCGCACACGCAGGCGGATGTCTGGGAATTGGGGGAAATGGGGTTAGGATTGGGGGATTTAGGGGTTAGGATTGGGGGTTTAgggggtttgggattgggggaatgggggaatgTGGGGAATTGGGTTTAAGGACTGGCAGTACTCAGTGCGCAGGCGGATGTCTGGGAATTGGGGAAATGGGGTTAGGATTGGGGAGAAAATgtgaggtttaggggttttggGATTGGGGGATTTAGGGGTTAGGATTGGGGGTTTAgggggtttgggattgggggaatgtggggttttgggtttgggggatgtggggtttgggattgggggGAATGGGGTTTAGGGACTGGCAGTACTCGGCGCGCACGCGCAGGCGGATGTCTGGGaattgggggaaatgggggatttagagggtttgggattgggggatttagggggtttgggattgggggATTTAGGGGTTAGGATTGGGGGTTTAgggggtttgggattgggggATGTGGGGTTTAGGGGGTTTAGGGTTGGGGGATTGGGGGTATGTGGGGTTTAGGGTTGGGGGTATGTGGGGTTTAGGGACTGGCAGTACTCGGCACGCACGCGCAGGCGGATGGCTGGGAATTGGGGATTTAGGGGTTAGGattggggagaaaatgggggatTTAGGGGTTTTGGGATTGGGGGAATGTGGGGTTTAGGGGGTTTGGGActgggggaaatgtgggaaatttTCCCAGTCTTTGGATGTCTCATGCATTGGGGATCCCAATCCCACATTCCCACAATCCCAATCCCACAATCCCAGATCCCCTCTCACCACAGGTCTGTTTTTCCCTGgggatcccaatcccaatcccacattcccacattTCAAATCCCAATCCCACATTCCCAATACTAATCCCACAATCCCAATCCCACAATCCCAAATCTCCTCTCACCGCAGGTCTGTTTCTCCCTGGGGATCCCAATCCCACAATCCCAATCCCACATTCCCAATCCCCCATTCCCAATCTCAATCCCACAATCCCAACCCCACAATCCCAATCCCACATTCCCAATCCCACATTCCCAACCCCACATTCCCAACCCCAatcccacattcccacattTCAAATCCCAACCCCACACTCCCAACCCCACACTCCCAACCCCACACTCCCACATTTCCAATCCCAACCCCACAATCCCCCCCCTCTCACCGCAGGTCTGTTTCTCCTTggggatcccattcccaatcccaatcccacatttcaaatcccaatcccaaattcccaacccCACAATCCCCCCCCCTCTCACCGCAGGTCTGTTTCTCCTTGGGgacccattcccaatcccattcccaatcccaatcccaaccccaatcccaatcccccCCTCTCACCGCAGGTCTGTTTCTCCTTGGGGTCGGGCGTCGCTGACTTTCTCCGTTTCCGTTGGTTCCCGAGGAGGCtccgggcccggcccgggcgCTTGGGGCCCAGCTGGGGCCCCCCCGGGGGGCAGCACAGGGACGGGTGGGGGGCAGGCACTGGGACAAGGGGGGGAAATgggtcagggaccccaaatgtgaccccagagaccccaaatccaaccccagagaccccaaatcccaccctgggggGCAGCACAGGGACGGGTGGGGGGCAGGCACTGGGAcatgggggggaaatggggtcagggaccccaaatccaaccccacagacccccaaatccaactccagagaccccaaatgtgaccccacagaccccaaatccaaccccacagatcccaaatccaaccccagagatcccaaatccatccagggaaccccaaatgcaaccccagagaccccaaatccatcccaagtcccaccctggggagcagcacagggacatggggggggGAGTGgggtcagggaccccaaatccaaaccccagagatcccaaatccaaccccacagaccccaaatccatccagggaaccccaaaccccatacTGGGGGGCAGGcactgggacatggggacaaatggggtcagggaccccaaatccaaccccacagaccccaaagGGTGACAGTGACCCCAAGGGTGACAGTGACCCCAAAGGGTGACAGTGACCCCAAAGGGGACAGTGACCCCAAAGGTGGCACAGTGACCCCAAAGGGTGACAGTGACCCCAAAGGGTGACAGTGACCCCAAAGGTGGCACAGTGACCCCGGGGCTCCGTACCTGATTTGTGGGGGTGCCCCAGGCCGGGCGGGGCCCCCCCGGGCGCGCGGGGGGTGACGTAACGGATGGACGTCTCCTCCAGGTACTTGTCCACCAGGTCTGGGCACACTGCGGACGGAAACCGGAATGGCACCGGAATGTCATGGGAATGGCACCGGAATGGCACCGGAATGTCATGGGAATGTCACAGGAATATCATGGGAATGATGTGGGAATGGCACAGGATTGGCACAGGAATGTCATGGGAATGTCACCAGAATGTCATGGGAATGGTACAGGAATGGCACGGGAATGTCATGGGAATGTCACCAGAATGTCATGGGAATGGCACAGGAATGGCACAGGAATGTCATGAGAATGTCACAGAAACGTCACAGAAATGTCATGGGAATGTCACGGGAATATCATGGGAATGACGTGGGAATGGCACAGGATTGGCATAGGAATGTCATGGGAATGGCACGGGAATGTCACCGGAATGTCACGGGAGTGTCATGGGAATGGCACCAGAATGTCACAGAAATGTCACAGAAATGTCATGGGAACCTGATATCACCCCATATATCGTGATACATCACAACATATCGCGACACTCACCTGGGCGCCATCTCTTGAGGCTGACGTGGGGCAGCAGCTCATGGCGGGTGATGATGTCACCCCAATACCCCAATACCACTCCCTATATCGCGAGTATCACCCCATATATCACGATCTATCGCGATATACCACACCAGGCACTCACCGGGGCGCCGCCTCTTGAGGCTGACGTAGGGCAGCAGGTCGTGGCGGGTGATGATGTCACCCCAATACCACCCCGAATATTGTGAGTATGACCCCATATATCGCAACAGTGACTCCGTATATCGCGACATATCGTGACAGGCACTCACCGGGGCGCCGCCGCTTGAGGCTGACGTAGGGCAGCAGGTCGTGGCGGGTGACGATGTGACCCCAATACCCCAATATCACCCCATATATCACAACAGTGACTCCGTATATCGCGATATACCACACCAGGCACTCACCGGGGCGCCGCCTCTTGAGGCTGACGTAGGGCAGCAGGTCGTGGCGGGTGATGATgcgcagcagctgcagcagctgccgcAGGTTGCTCTCGTCGCAGCGGCCCTGGcgctccagggccagcaggaagtCGCGGCCCGAGCGGATGCGGCCGCGCTCGGCCTCGTCCAGCACGTCCACAAAGAGGAAGGAGAGCACGCGCACGTCGCGGTGCGTCAGCTGCGCGCCCACGATGTCGAACATGCGGTGCAGCGAGTACAGGCCCTGCTCGCGCTCGCCCGGCTCCTCCGGCCACGGCACCGCGGCACCCGTGCCACCCGTGCCACCGTGGGCACTGCCAGCGCCTGCGCCGCGCTTCCGACCCGCCatgggcacctggggacaccaatATGGGACATGGGGTCAGAACAGGACTGGCACCCCCGGCCACAGCACTGTGCCACCattggcactgccagtgccacgCTTCCGAcccaccatgggcacctggggacagtggggacagtgagaTACAGGGTAAGACATGGGACACGGGGTCAGTACAGGACTGGCTCCTCCAGCCACGGCACCGTGCCACCCGTGCCACCCGTGCCACcgttggcactgccagggcctgcGCCCGCGCTTCCAACCCGCCatgggcacctggggacaccaatATGGGACACAGGGTCAGTGGGACATGGGGTCAGAACAGGCCCTGCTCCTCCGGCCATGGCACCGTGCcaccatgggcactgccagtgccacgCTTCCGAcccaccatgggcacctggggacaatggggacaatgggacatGGGGTCAGATATGGGACACAGGGTCAGAACAGGGCCGGCTCCTCCAGCCACGGCACCGTGCCACCCGTGCcaccatgggcactgccagtgccacgCTTCCGACCCGCCatgggcacctggggacagtggggacaatgggacatGGGGTCAGATATGGGGACAATGAGATATGGGGTCAGTAGAGGACTGGCTTCTCCAGCCATGGCACTGTGCCACTCGTGCCACCgtgggcactgccagtgcctgcactgtggcacctggggacacagggacaatgAGATATGGGGTCAGTAGAGGACTGGCTCCTCCAGCCATGGCACCGTGCCACCCGTGCCACCGTGAGCACTGCCAGCGCCACGCTTCCGACCCGCCatgggcacctggggacagtggggacaatggggtcAGATATGGGGACACAGGGTCAGTACAGGCCCTGCTCGCGCTCGCCCGGCTCCTCCGGCCATGGCACCGTGCCACCCGTGCCACCGTGGGCACTGCCAGCGCCTGCGCCGCGCTTCCGACCCGCCatgggcacctggggacaccaatATAGGGACAATGAGACATGGGGTCAGATATGGGGACACAGGGTCAGAACAGGCCCTGCTCCTCCGGCCATGGCactgtgccacctgtgccacctgtgccacccATGCCACCCATGCcaccatgggcactgccagtgcctgtgctgcGCTTCCGACCCGCCatgggcacctggggacaccaatATGGGACACAGGGTCAGTACAGGACTGGCACCCCCGGCCACAGCACCGTGCCACCATTGGCACTGCCAGCGCCGCTCTTCCAAcccaccatgggcacctggggacagtggggacaatggggtcAGACATGGGGACAATGAGATATGGGGTCAATACAGGACTGGCTCCTCCGGCCATGGCACCGTGCCACCCGTGCcaccatgggcactgccagggcctgtGCTGCGCTTCTGACCCGCCatgggcacctggggacaccaatATGGGACATGGGGTCAGATATGGGGACAATGAGATATGGGGTCAGACATGGGACACAGGGTCAGAACAGGCCCTGCTCGCACTCGCCCGGCTCCTCCGGCAATGGCACCGTGCCACCCGTGCCACCgtgggcactgccagtgccacgCTTCTGACCCGCCATgggcacctggggacaatgggacatGGGGTCAGACATGGGACATGGGGTCAGTACAGGACTGGCTCCTCCAGCCACGGCACCGCAGCACCTGTGCCACCCGTGCCACCgtgggcactgccagtgcctgcGCCCGCTTCTGacctgccatgggcacctggggacaccaatatgggacatggggacagtgggacacaGGGTCAGAACAGGCCCTGCTCCTCCGGCCATGGCACTGTGCCACCCGTGCcaccatgggcactgccagcgcCTGCACTGTGCTTCCGACCCGCCATgggcacctggggacaatggggatcCCGACCCCAATCCCAGGGATTTTCCAGTGGGATCTTGACCCCAATCTTTGGGATTTTCTATCAGGATCCCAACTCCAATCTTTGGGATTTTCCATCAAGATCCTGACCCCAATCTTTGGGATTTTCCATTGGAATCCTGACCCCAATCCCAAAGATTTTCCAGTGGGattctgaccccaaatcctggcaATTTTCCAGTGAGACCCTGGCCCCAATCTTTGGGATTTTCCATTGgaatcccaatcccagattTCCCAGGGATCcacccccatccctgctccgGCCTTTCCCTGGTTACAAATCTCccaaacaaagggaaaaaacatcGGGATCACCACAGGAACCCCCCTGACCCA is a genomic window of Zonotrichia albicollis isolate bZonAlb1 chromosome 30, bZonAlb1.hap1, whole genome shotgun sequence containing:
- the DEDD gene encoding death effector domain-containing protein is translated as MAGRKRGAGAGSAHGGTGGTGAAVPWPEEPGEREQGLYSLHRMFDIVGAQLTHRDVRVLSFLFVDVLDEAERGRIRSGRDFLLALERQGRCDESNLRQLLQLLRIITRHDLLPYVSLKRRRPVCPDLVDKYLEETSIRYVTPRAPGGAPPGLGHPHKSVPAPHPSLCCPPGGPQLGPKRPGRARSLLGNQRKRRKSATPDPKEKQTCDIRLRVRAEYCQHDSALHGNVFSNKQDPLERQFERFNQANTILKSRDLGSIICDIKFSELTYLDAFWRDYINGSLLEALKGVFITDSLKQAVGHEAIKLLVNVDEEDYELGRQKLLRNLMLHTAP